In Gemmata obscuriglobus, a single genomic region encodes these proteins:
- a CDS encoding DUF1559 domain-containing protein: MSFLTRAYPRRRIGFTLIELLVVLAIIAVMIGLLLPAVQSVRVTAKRMQNLNNLKQLGLAVHQYASARGGRLPTFPYEQVPGSIVPSTVHMQLLPYVEQENLYRAYFRQGTPVTDSYVKVFRSPFDDTDWAYKSSLTSYAYNPHVISPFRRIEGITDGTTGTILFAERYAVCAGEAFQFHSPISYPYGSASSQRPTFAEFARGDYYPITSGVPPVSVASDRSVTFQVRPLAGECDPRQLSTGDPKGLPCAMADGSVRVVSRGVAPAAFWSAVTPDAGEVVPLD; this comes from the coding sequence GTGTCGTTCTTAACACGCGCTTACCCGCGGCGGCGTATCGGCTTCACGCTCATCGAACTCCTCGTTGTGCTCGCCATCATCGCTGTGATGATTGGCCTTCTGCTACCCGCGGTGCAATCGGTGCGGGTCACGGCCAAGCGGATGCAGAACCTGAACAATTTGAAGCAACTCGGGTTGGCCGTTCATCAGTACGCGTCTGCGCGCGGCGGTCGGCTGCCGACATTTCCTTACGAGCAGGTTCCGGGCAGCATTGTACCCAGCACAGTTCACATGCAACTTCTCCCGTACGTCGAGCAGGAGAACCTTTACCGGGCCTACTTTCGACAGGGCACGCCGGTGACGGACTCCTACGTCAAGGTGTTCCGTTCGCCGTTCGATGACACCGACTGGGCCTACAAATCAAGTCTGACGAGTTACGCTTACAACCCGCACGTGATCTCACCCTTTCGCCGGATCGAGGGGATTACCGACGGCACCACCGGGACCATTTTGTTTGCCGAGCGCTACGCCGTTTGTGCCGGCGAGGCGTTCCAGTTCCACAGCCCGATCTCCTACCCATACGGTTCGGCCAGTTCCCAGCGGCCAACGTTCGCGGAATTCGCACGCGGGGATTATTACCCGATCACGAGTGGCGTCCCGCCCGTGAGCGTTGCTTCTGACCGTTCGGTCACCTTTCAAGTCCGGCCGTTGGCGGGCGAGTGCGACCCGAGGCAGTTAAGCACCGGCGACCCCAAGGGGCTGCCCTGCGCCATGGCCGACGGCAGTGTGCGGGTGGTCAGCCGCGGCGTGGCACCGGCGGCCTTCTGGTCCGCCGTCACCCCGGATGCTGGCGAAGTGGTCCCACTCGACTGA